The genomic stretch AGGATGGACAACCTTGCCGCTGTTGATAGCACGCGCGACCTGGTTCAAATTCACCCCAATCTTGCGCATATCTTCCAGAAGAGCCGCCATCACCAGTCGGTCATCTCGGGTCAGAATCGGGCGAACGCCGGCACCTTCAAGCATCAGCGAACGGAAGAATGCGGAAACGCTCATGCCGGCTGCCTTGGCTGCAGCTTCGATCTTTTCATGCTCAGCATCGGTCACGCGCACGTTTACAAGACGCCCTTTGCGCGCCTTGCCTGCTTTCGTGTCCAAACTGCTTTCACTCATCTGCCAGAGGCCTTTCAGGAGCGGGCGACGGCCATCGTGGGCTTGTCCCTCGATAGCTGCAAAAATAATGTAAAACATTTTTGCGTATCCTGCCACCCTACATAACAGAATAATAGCCCCATATTTTGACCT from Agrobacterium tumefaciens encodes the following:
- a CDS encoding plasmid mobilization protein, encoding MSESSLDTKAGKARKGRLVNVRVTDAEHEKIEAAAKAAGMSVSAFFRSLMLEGAGVRPILTRDDRLVMAALLEDMRKIGVNLNQVARAINSGKVVHPAEIDLNLKNVQSIQGAVMLELRGLSRRAGYQRRGEE